In the genome of Blastopirellula marina, one region contains:
- a CDS encoding GNAT family N-acetyltransferase → MAKVIEINDIRDLGAYRYFWNQLFAQTPHGTFFQTLDWLETYWHFFGEGKKLCVLLVQVDCQMIGILPLVEQIEYTHAGPVRVLTYPLDAWGPFFGPIGSQPTATLYAGLQYLAGAARSWGMLDFRWIEPELDRGRTFTAMRCQTLSPVTLPWKPTYAIELPDDFDEYLETRTSKFRASVRRAIRRVEQAGIVAERYRPEIDRTRPFCPNEKLYQECVALAKRTWQGSSTNGTTISHQQTAAYFHECFIKASRLGMLDLMTLRQNERLIAFSYNFHHQGRVLGLRVGYEPDCQQLSPGIAMMGLQIRDSIERGDSIIDLGSDHYDVKARWINRTLESQRVCHYSRYSLQANILRWGHWLKYRQAGAAA, encoded by the coding sequence ATGGCCAAAGTGATCGAGATTAACGATATCCGCGATTTGGGGGCCTACCGTTACTTTTGGAATCAGCTTTTCGCACAGACTCCCCACGGCACGTTCTTTCAGACACTCGATTGGCTAGAAACCTACTGGCACTTCTTCGGTGAAGGGAAAAAACTGTGCGTTCTGCTAGTCCAAGTCGATTGCCAGATGATAGGGATCTTGCCGCTTGTCGAACAAATCGAATATACACACGCCGGTCCGGTGCGTGTACTGACTTACCCGCTTGATGCTTGGGGCCCCTTCTTTGGTCCCATCGGAAGTCAACCGACTGCAACCCTTTATGCTGGCTTACAGTATCTGGCCGGCGCGGCTCGCAGCTGGGGTATGCTCGATTTCCGCTGGATTGAACCTGAACTTGATCGTGGACGAACATTCACGGCGATGCGATGCCAGACGCTTTCGCCTGTCACTCTTCCCTGGAAACCGACCTACGCGATCGAATTGCCCGACGATTTTGATGAATATCTGGAAACACGAACGTCGAAATTTCGGGCATCCGTTCGTCGTGCAATTCGAAGAGTCGAGCAGGCAGGGATCGTGGCAGAACGTTACCGCCCAGAAATCGATCGAACCCGTCCATTTTGCCCGAACGAAAAGCTCTACCAAGAATGTGTCGCGCTCGCCAAGCGTACCTGGCAAGGAAGCTCAACGAATGGGACAACGATTTCCCATCAGCAGACGGCGGCCTACTTTCATGAATGCTTCATCAAAGCCTCACGTCTTGGCATGCTCGACCTGATGACGCTACGCCAAAATGAACGGCTGATTGCATTCAGCTACAACTTTCACCACCAAGGACGTGTCCTTGGGTTACGTGTTGGCTATGAACCCGACTGCCAACAACTGAGTCCTGGGATTGCGATGATGGGCTTGCAAATCCGAGACTCAATAGAACGTGGTGACTCGATTATTGACCTCGGTAGCGATCATTACGACGTGAAGGCTCGTTGGATCAATCGCACCTTAGAATCGCAGCGAGTCTGTCACTACTCGCGATACTCGCTGCAGGCCAATATTCTCCGCTGGGGGCATTGGCTGAAATATCGCCAAGCCGGCGCAGCCGCTTAG
- a CDS encoding prepilin-type N-terminal cleavage/methylation domain-containing protein yields the protein MISNYRTIRDARHGMTIVELLVVMGILVILLGIAATAVKTGTRGKKQREAARQVNSYIASAQARAMQLGRPVGVEIVRNVTDTNGDGTVDTGISNASLLMYTIETPPPYAGDEVDSALDITNTSGTVTLTDSTARFAVASTLLTLNATVDIRLNYRGPRYTATVNQLTPLTLQFTMPVNDHTIFPTSGRVPCQIFLPPQRSSATPLQLPTDMCIDLTCSGVGNTGNQFANWNSGVHDSVRFTFSPRGNVDEVSAINGVWARPGGNIHVLVGKYDHAVDATAVMGTDGINDVSFTGLSYLNYINPTVDPDLETNLADPTSMWVSINHLTGQITTTRNKQITNTYLTGPVFTGASDQNAALLAETRDYARSGLIISGQGDE from the coding sequence TTGATTAGCAACTACCGAACAATCCGAGACGCGCGACACGGCATGACTATTGTCGAGCTGTTGGTCGTGATGGGAATTCTGGTCATCCTGCTGGGCATTGCCGCCACCGCCGTGAAGACTGGGACACGAGGCAAAAAGCAGCGAGAAGCTGCCCGCCAAGTGAACTCCTACATCGCCAGTGCCCAGGCCCGAGCCATGCAGTTGGGTCGACCGGTCGGCGTCGAGATCGTGCGCAATGTTACCGATACCAATGGCGACGGCACCGTGGACACCGGCATCAGCAATGCATCGTTGTTGATGTACACGATCGAAACACCTCCACCATACGCAGGTGATGAAGTCGACTCCGCGCTTGACATAACGAATACGAGCGGCACCGTGACGTTGACGGATTCCACGGCACGATTCGCGGTTGCCTCAACATTATTAACGTTAAATGCCACCGTCGATATTCGATTGAATTATCGCGGCCCTCGCTACACAGCAACAGTTAACCAACTGACTCCTTTGACATTGCAGTTCACGATGCCGGTGAATGATCACACGATCTTTCCGACCAGCGGCCGAGTTCCTTGTCAGATTTTCCTGCCGCCTCAACGTAGCAGCGCCACGCCCCTTCAGCTTCCCACGGACATGTGCATCGATCTGACCTGTTCCGGCGTGGGTAACACTGGCAACCAGTTTGCCAACTGGAATAGCGGCGTTCACGATTCGGTTCGCTTCACCTTTAGTCCGCGTGGCAACGTCGATGAGGTTTCCGCGATCAACGGCGTCTGGGCTCGCCCAGGCGGCAACATCCATGTCTTGGTGGGCAAATACGACCACGCCGTGGATGCCACCGCCGTGATGGGAACGGACGGTATCAACGATGTTTCATTCACCGGGCTGAGTTACTTGAACTATATCAACCCGACGGTTGATCCCGATCTGGAAACGAATCTTGCCGACCCAACTTCGATGTGGGTTTCGATCAATCACTTGACCGGCCAGATCACGACGACCCGCAACAAACAAATCACGAACACTTACCTGACAGGGCCCGTTTTCACAGGTGCCAGCGATCAAAACGCAGCCCTCCTAGCCGAGACGCGGGACTATGCCCGCAGCGGCTTGATCATCAGTGGACAGGGAGACGAATAG
- the ychF gene encoding redox-regulated ATPase YchF has translation MEAGIVGLPNVGKSTLFNALTAAGIASENYPFCTIEPNVGMVPVPDPRLDTIQSFIKTQKVIPAILRLVDIAGIVRGASEGEGLGNKFLSHIREVDAIIHVVRCFEEPNVVHVDGSVDPIRDIETIDTELMLADLQSVESARDKATRTARSGDKEAKAKVEILNQCHALLADGKPLRSAEWHDPEMFKIVRNYGLLTAKSVLYLANVDEDNLNGEGEIVERVRARAAEEGGEVVPVCAKIESELIELDDDDRREMLESVGLEEPALAVVARAAYKLLGLQSYFTAGEKEVRAWTIPVGATAPQAAGVIHSDFERGFIRAEVYSLADLEHFKSEKAIREAGKLRVEGKSYVMHDGDICHFLFNV, from the coding sequence ATGGAAGCCGGAATTGTCGGGCTGCCGAATGTCGGTAAATCGACCCTGTTCAACGCACTGACCGCCGCGGGCATTGCCAGCGAAAACTATCCTTTCTGCACGATCGAGCCGAACGTCGGAATGGTGCCGGTGCCAGATCCGCGACTCGATACGATCCAAAGCTTCATCAAGACGCAGAAGGTGATTCCAGCGATTCTGCGATTGGTCGATATCGCCGGTATCGTGCGAGGGGCGTCCGAAGGGGAAGGTCTAGGCAACAAGTTCCTCTCGCACATTCGTGAAGTCGACGCAATCATTCACGTCGTCCGCTGCTTCGAAGAGCCCAACGTGGTCCATGTGGACGGCAGCGTCGATCCGATTCGCGATATTGAAACCATCGATACCGAATTGATGCTGGCCGACCTTCAGTCGGTGGAATCGGCGCGTGACAAGGCTACCCGCACTGCTCGTTCCGGCGACAAAGAAGCCAAGGCCAAAGTCGAAATTTTGAACCAGTGCCATGCCCTGCTGGCCGATGGCAAGCCGCTCCGCAGTGCCGAATGGCACGATCCGGAGATGTTCAAGATCGTGCGAAACTACGGACTTCTGACCGCCAAAAGCGTGTTGTATCTGGCCAATGTCGACGAAGACAACCTTAATGGTGAAGGGGAAATCGTTGAACGCGTCCGAGCCAGGGCCGCGGAAGAAGGCGGCGAGGTCGTACCCGTTTGTGCCAAGATCGAATCGGAACTGATCGAGCTCGACGACGACGATCGCCGCGAGATGCTCGAAAGTGTTGGCTTGGAAGAACCAGCATTGGCCGTCGTAGCACGAGCAGCCTATAAGTTGCTTGGCCTGCAAAGCTACTTCACTGCCGGCGAGAAAGAAGTTCGTGCTTGGACAATCCCAGTCGGAGCGACGGCCCCTCAAGCGGCTGGCGTGATTCACTCCGACTTCGAACGGGGATTCATCCGGGCTGAAGTCTATTCCTTGGCAGACTTAGAACACTTCAAGAGCGAAAAGGCAATTCGGGAAGCGGGCAAGCTTCGCGTCGAAGGCAAGAGCTACGTCATGCACGACGGCGATATCTGCCACTTCCTGTTTAACGTTTAG
- a CDS encoding AAA family ATPase yields the protein MPAELLSLVSELESNINQVVVGKADVVRKCLIALLSGEHILLEDVPGVGKTLVGKALARSLSGHFCRLQFTPDLLPSDIVGSNIFNSKTNEFVYHPGPIFSNIVIADEINRSSPRTQSALLEAMSDQQVSVDGETHNLPSPFMVIATQNPFEFEGTYPLPESQLDRFLMRISMGYPDRAAERVIMDSHRNGEPVNDLSPVVTCEQIVQLQESVRKIEMSEAISEYLLDIVDGTRTSDDLEVGASTRAGLSLFRAAQSMALLEGRDFVVPDDVKQLAVPVLAHRVIPKGFLHAGQREAVESMVGRIVDEISIPV from the coding sequence ATGCCAGCCGAGCTCCTAAGCCTCGTATCCGAGTTAGAGTCAAATATTAATCAGGTGGTGGTGGGAAAAGCAGACGTGGTACGAAAGTGCCTGATTGCGCTTCTCTCTGGCGAACATATCTTGTTGGAAGACGTGCCTGGTGTTGGTAAAACGCTGGTCGGTAAGGCTTTGGCCCGCAGCTTGTCGGGACACTTCTGTCGCCTTCAGTTCACGCCGGACTTGCTGCCGAGTGACATCGTTGGTTCGAACATTTTCAACTCGAAAACGAACGAGTTCGTCTACCATCCAGGGCCGATTTTCTCGAACATCGTCATCGCGGACGAAATCAATCGTTCGTCGCCTCGGACGCAAAGTGCCCTGTTAGAAGCAATGAGCGACCAACAAGTTTCGGTCGACGGCGAGACGCACAACTTGCCCAGTCCATTCATGGTGATCGCCACGCAGAATCCATTCGAGTTTGAAGGGACTTATCCGCTGCCGGAAAGCCAGTTGGATCGCTTTCTCATGCGAATCTCGATGGGGTATCCCGATCGAGCGGCAGAACGGGTGATCATGGATTCGCATCGTAATGGCGAACCGGTCAACGATCTCTCGCCCGTGGTCACATGCGAGCAAATTGTGCAGTTGCAGGAAAGCGTTCGCAAGATCGAGATGAGCGAGGCCATCAGCGAGTACTTGCTCGACATTGTCGACGGAACACGTACCAGCGATGACTTGGAAGTTGGGGCCAGCACGCGAGCCGGGCTAAGCTTGTTCCGGGCTGCCCAAAGCATGGCGCTGTTGGAAGGGCGTGACTTTGTAGTGCCCGACGACGTCAAACAATTGGCGGTTCCTGTTTTGGCTCACCGCGTGATTCCCAAGGGCTTCCTGCATGCTGGTCAACGGGAAGCGGTGGAATCGATGGTGGGACGAATCGTAGACGAGATCTCGATTCCCGTGTAA
- a CDS encoding type II secretion system protein: MHSTARQTGRRPNRPAFTLIELLVVMGVLALMSSMVLVGLASAAEQARVTRTRGQIQKIHELIMTRWDEYRYRRVEAIKTGNVRARQGARLDKIRELMRMEMPDRISDVTDPAVSLNGTPSLQARYQRAVTRRTGAANYTAALSTWTLDNESSECLYMILESIQDGETNGLDYFKPSEIGDTDGDGLPEILDAWGKPILFVRWPYGFPVIATTGPTRNALSNLNDVSSPDPFDPLSVRGGKVEISASPLVFDHFLIYPLVFSAGPNEIYNIVTDIGVNYSSTMPPNNPYVDVSGSRVGQIFDASGNELDNISNHALVISGNAN; the protein is encoded by the coding sequence ATGCATAGCACAGCACGACAAACAGGACGGCGTCCCAATCGCCCAGCATTCACCTTGATTGAACTGCTGGTCGTGATGGGCGTGCTGGCGCTGATGTCCAGCATGGTCCTGGTCGGCTTGGCCTCGGCCGCCGAACAGGCCCGCGTTACTCGCACGCGTGGACAGATTCAAAAGATTCACGAACTGATCATGACTCGGTGGGACGAATATCGTTACCGCCGTGTCGAGGCAATCAAGACAGGTAATGTTCGCGCTCGCCAAGGGGCCCGCCTTGATAAGATTCGTGAGTTAATGCGAATGGAAATGCCTGACCGCATTTCGGATGTTACCGATCCGGCTGTATCCCTCAACGGTACCCCGAGTTTACAGGCCCGATACCAGCGTGCCGTTACAAGACGAACAGGAGCCGCAAATTACACCGCAGCTTTGTCTACATGGACGCTCGACAATGAAAGCTCCGAATGCCTGTATATGATTTTGGAATCAATTCAGGACGGCGAAACAAACGGCTTGGATTATTTCAAACCATCGGAAATTGGAGATACCGATGGGGATGGCCTTCCTGAGATTCTGGATGCCTGGGGTAAACCCATCTTGTTCGTTCGATGGCCATACGGATTTCCCGTAATCGCAACGACCGGTCCTACGCGGAATGCATTATCCAATCTGAATGACGTGTCCTCTCCAGACCCATTCGATCCACTCAGTGTTCGCGGTGGGAAAGTTGAAATTTCCGCATCTCCGCTTGTGTTCGATCACTTCCTGATCTACCCACTCGTCTTCTCGGCGGGCCCGAATGAGATTTACAACATCGTCACTGATATTGGCGTTAACTACTCATCAACAATGCCGCCCAACAATCCCTACGTCGATGTCTCTGGTTCACGTGTCGGTCAGATTTTTGATGCATCCGGCAACGAGTTAGACAACATCTCGAATCACGCACTCGTAATCTCGGGGAATGCAAATTGA
- a CDS encoding DUF58 domain-containing protein, giving the protein MSENNSRIGSWFRFRGVSITREGTYYFLVFLFILAGAIVRSRIQLLMLLACMLLGPLLYNAWVVYRSMRYIKIIRRVPHLLSCGETFFVELTAKNSARHSTYAIVIEDQLVQTAGVDPEPPKKVEVFFAKVAKQGESTLTYKAVIRKRGKYQLGPLTASTAFPLGLMRNTRPDPVVSTVVVMPRLGSMTPAWRRMIQQEQSGFSSSRRQHGLLEGDFYGLREWRSGDPKQWIHWRSSAKQGELVVRQFEKQNQQDFVLLVDAWIPKEPTQEDKDRAERIISMAATAVRDLAGVGGCHLQMICCGAQLETIVGTVSQAYVVQAMHDLAVQVPTHKHPIGETLRDTLKTSKPGSRIVMLTTRDIDLSDTEVFSRIWNDPKLRTDLGRVRTISAGRDEDNQFFHLPKPKAVQLAEEES; this is encoded by the coding sequence ATGTCGGAGAACAATTCAAGGATCGGTTCCTGGTTTCGTTTTCGCGGCGTATCGATTACGCGAGAAGGAACCTACTACTTCCTGGTCTTTCTATTCATCCTGGCCGGGGCGATCGTCCGTAGCCGGATCCAGTTGTTGATGCTGTTGGCCTGTATGCTTCTCGGTCCACTGCTTTACAACGCCTGGGTTGTGTATCGCAGCATGCGATACATAAAGATCATTCGGCGCGTTCCTCATCTGCTCTCCTGCGGCGAGACTTTTTTCGTCGAACTAACCGCTAAGAATTCAGCACGTCACTCAACGTACGCGATTGTCATCGAGGACCAACTCGTTCAAACGGCTGGCGTCGATCCAGAGCCACCGAAAAAAGTGGAGGTCTTCTTTGCCAAGGTTGCTAAGCAAGGTGAGTCCACGCTGACCTATAAGGCTGTTATCCGCAAGCGGGGCAAATATCAGCTCGGTCCTTTGACGGCATCTACCGCATTTCCCTTAGGCTTGATGCGAAACACGCGGCCAGATCCTGTCGTATCAACCGTGGTGGTCATGCCACGATTAGGCTCGATGACGCCAGCTTGGCGAAGAATGATCCAGCAAGAGCAATCCGGGTTCTCTTCATCACGACGTCAGCATGGTCTTCTGGAAGGTGACTTCTACGGCCTGCGAGAATGGCGTTCGGGTGATCCAAAACAATGGATCCACTGGCGGTCGAGTGCCAAGCAAGGTGAGTTAGTCGTTCGCCAGTTTGAGAAACAGAACCAACAAGACTTTGTGCTATTGGTCGACGCTTGGATTCCGAAAGAGCCAACCCAGGAAGATAAGGATCGCGCCGAACGGATCATCAGCATGGCCGCTACGGCCGTACGCGACTTAGCTGGCGTTGGCGGTTGTCATTTGCAAATGATTTGCTGTGGCGCTCAGCTAGAAACGATTGTTGGAACGGTTTCCCAGGCCTACGTCGTCCAAGCGATGCACGACTTGGCGGTACAGGTACCCACGCACAAGCATCCCATCGGCGAGACCTTGCGAGACACGTTGAAAACATCGAAACCTGGCTCACGGATCGTCATGCTGACAACTCGTGACATCGATCTGTCCGACACCGAGGTGTTTTCTCGAATCTGGAACGATCCAAAGCTTCGCACTGACCTAGGTCGCGTACGAACGATCTCGGCGGGAAGAGACGAAGATAACCAGTTCTTTCATTTGCCTAAGCCTAAGGCCGTCCAGTTGGCGGAGGAAGAATCGTGA
- a CDS encoding DUF3488 and DUF4129 domain-containing transglutaminase family protein, whose translation MRVERLLQISVALLAALGSLLLAIGQGGQAALPLMATMAAFCSVYVTDIKGWITLNRNLANFAALIAVLFSFFDFWDADDAKLIAIAKLLIYLQIVLLFQPKTIRVYWHLAVLSLLQVVVAAALNMGVSFGLMLIPYSLTALTTLCLFFVYRETLRVDPELRAAHDAVENRPLFSFFSGKSPDRGDLINDPNASVSLVGQLPANLANVFSSGKMFAQVLKMSFFTLCATVILFYSFPRFDEGGAFGQSFGGGLGTQTGFKDQISLNDMGQILQSDQFVMRVRLTEVNSGKIKDTEYEPYFRGTSLSTYFPNSKTWIVGNLREYLVSEIKPPPAGQDYVRQTIATNQSMRFDRTNDGILLFSMYPAYASDRTSPDIVDNQTLGVISMSNDKRANERQPEEYELIVPWNPFGTKSNIIPNQHPLDDREFRTYLYRDLVQVPLDKDFANTLFPGLRNLADELVASTPAGVDRTEPKHVSIAQRMERYFTYDGNYTYSLHVLPHLKNTRLDPIEDFVVNHKTGHCEFFASALAIMLRTQRIPARVVVGYKGGEFNTFGKYYAVKQKHAHAWVECFLTSDQLPEGMNPDDYPNGAWLRLDPTPASRPSPNRKSSGTILDTFLDWFDYVELAWRDYVVDMNQDRQTKDIYKPLTDNLVKPFEGWVNREQWMKFFRESLESMGIHLSDKMFSGIASIFTMLILLVLVVVFEVGRTVLRHWWPRLRKLFAKWFPSDSHRAGFYFKLEKMLSKAGWRREKSDTPREFINRVIADCRTRNVGSEMVSPMSELIDWYYQIRFGGRTLAPQQQQAIGEHLLKVEQQTAAIRQAKR comes from the coding sequence GTGAGAGTCGAACGACTGTTACAGATTAGCGTAGCGCTTCTTGCCGCCCTAGGTTCGTTACTTTTGGCAATCGGTCAAGGAGGTCAAGCGGCGTTGCCGCTCATGGCAACCATGGCCGCATTCTGTTCGGTCTACGTTACCGACATCAAAGGTTGGATCACTCTTAATCGCAATTTGGCCAACTTCGCGGCCTTAATCGCCGTGCTGTTCTCGTTCTTTGATTTTTGGGATGCGGATGATGCGAAGCTGATCGCCATTGCGAAGCTGCTGATTTACTTGCAGATCGTTCTCTTATTCCAGCCAAAAACGATTCGCGTTTATTGGCACTTAGCCGTCTTAAGCTTGCTGCAGGTTGTGGTGGCTGCTGCGCTGAATATGGGAGTGAGCTTCGGGCTCATGTTGATCCCATACTCGCTGACTGCGTTGACAACGCTTTGCCTCTTCTTTGTGTATCGCGAGACCTTACGCGTCGATCCCGAGCTTCGTGCGGCTCATGATGCCGTTGAGAATCGACCTTTGTTCTCATTTTTCTCGGGTAAATCGCCTGATCGTGGCGATCTGATCAACGATCCGAATGCGTCGGTCTCACTCGTTGGTCAATTGCCAGCGAATCTGGCCAATGTCTTCTCGAGCGGCAAGATGTTCGCCCAAGTGCTGAAGATGTCGTTCTTCACGTTGTGCGCGACCGTGATTTTGTTCTACAGCTTTCCTCGGTTCGACGAGGGAGGTGCATTTGGACAGTCGTTCGGAGGCGGTTTGGGCACGCAGACTGGTTTTAAGGATCAGATTTCGCTCAACGACATGGGCCAGATTCTGCAAAGCGATCAGTTTGTCATGCGAGTGCGCCTAACCGAGGTGAATTCGGGCAAGATCAAGGATACCGAGTACGAACCCTACTTTCGTGGAACGTCGCTCAGCACCTACTTCCCCAATAGCAAGACTTGGATCGTTGGGAACCTGCGAGAGTATCTCGTTTCCGAGATTAAACCGCCACCGGCCGGTCAGGATTACGTGCGACAAACGATCGCGACGAATCAGAGCATGCGGTTCGATCGGACGAATGATGGGATCTTACTGTTCAGCATGTACCCAGCTTACGCGTCGGATCGAACTTCGCCAGATATCGTGGATAATCAAACCTTGGGCGTCATCTCGATGTCCAACGACAAGCGGGCGAATGAGCGGCAGCCAGAAGAGTACGAATTGATCGTGCCATGGAACCCATTTGGCACGAAAAGCAACATAATCCCCAACCAACACCCATTGGATGACCGTGAGTTTCGGACCTATCTATACCGCGATCTGGTTCAAGTTCCGCTTGATAAAGACTTTGCGAATACGCTCTTTCCTGGTCTGCGAAATCTGGCAGACGAACTAGTTGCCAGTACGCCCGCAGGCGTCGATCGGACCGAGCCTAAACACGTGTCGATTGCCCAGCGAATGGAGCGTTACTTCACCTACGATGGTAATTACACGTATTCGCTGCATGTGTTACCTCACCTGAAGAATACCCGCCTCGATCCAATTGAAGACTTTGTTGTCAATCATAAGACAGGTCACTGCGAGTTCTTCGCCAGCGCGTTGGCCATCATGCTGCGGACGCAAAGAATTCCAGCTCGTGTAGTGGTTGGCTACAAGGGGGGCGAGTTCAACACGTTTGGCAAGTATTATGCCGTTAAACAGAAGCACGCCCATGCGTGGGTTGAGTGCTTTTTGACGTCCGATCAGTTGCCCGAGGGCATGAATCCCGACGACTATCCGAACGGCGCCTGGCTGCGGCTAGACCCCACGCCTGCTTCGCGTCCTTCGCCGAATCGCAAGTCGAGCGGAACCATTCTTGATACATTTCTCGATTGGTTCGACTACGTCGAGCTCGCTTGGCGTGACTACGTAGTCGACATGAATCAAGATCGCCAAACCAAGGACATCTACAAGCCGCTGACGGATAACCTGGTCAAGCCATTCGAGGGCTGGGTGAATCGCGAGCAATGGATGAAGTTCTTCCGCGAGTCACTCGAATCGATGGGGATTCACCTAAGCGATAAGATGTTCAGCGGAATTGCCTCGATTTTCACGATGCTAATCTTGCTGGTTTTAGTCGTCGTATTCGAGGTTGGTCGAACTGTCCTGCGGCACTGGTGGCCGCGTTTGCGAAAGCTATTCGCGAAGTGGTTTCCATCCGATTCCCACCGAGCAGGCTTCTACTTTAAGCTTGAGAAGATGCTGTCCAAAGCGGGCTGGCGACGCGAGAAGTCAGATACGCCACGCGAATTCATCAATCGCGTGATTGCTGATTGCCGCACCCGGAACGTGGGCAGCGAGATGGTTTCGCCGATGTCCGAATTGATCGACTGGTACTATCAGATTCGCTTCGGCGGACGGACGCTGGCTCCCCAACAGCAGCAAGCTATTGGAGAGCACTTGTTGAAGGTTGAACAGCAGACCGCAGCGATTCGACAGGCTAAACGTTAA
- a CDS encoding type II secretion system protein, producing the protein MTSRIRTHHRGFTLVELLVVITIIGILASLALVGINIARIRVLNTAMKVEIDQIAQALEIYKDNHGAYPPDGNTTVASSVIASTATTRVTNFNRHMNKMFPQRNASADTPNAAAMANLGAQTNIVNPSPTSGTPYMIEDIDPSEMFVICLMGFSPNVEQPLTGTGERTPLFNFDQTRLVDPDGDGWWSYKAKYAEAEIVYFNAKTYELTGSTPTVASFTSSLASGVARPYGSATSAGAFQWAKPKGFQLITAGLDDSFGTYGAVGEVKIYSSGLGGSVSSGTTLTPINYGVDDFDNIVSFGQSSTLDADTDL; encoded by the coding sequence ATGACATCCCGAATTCGCACTCACCATCGTGGCTTTACGCTGGTCGAATTGCTGGTGGTCATCACCATCATCGGCATCCTGGCAAGCTTGGCGTTGGTAGGCATTAACATCGCTCGCATCCGCGTCCTGAACACCGCGATGAAAGTCGAGATCGACCAAATCGCTCAGGCGTTGGAAATCTATAAAGATAATCACGGTGCTTACCCACCCGATGGCAATACGACGGTCGCTTCATCAGTGATCGCCTCCACCGCCACCACACGCGTGACGAACTTCAATCGCCATATGAATAAGATGTTCCCACAGCGTAATGCCTCGGCCGATACGCCGAATGCGGCAGCCATGGCGAACCTCGGGGCCCAGACGAATATCGTCAACCCAAGTCCTACCTCAGGCACGCCGTACATGATCGAGGACATCGATCCTTCCGAAATGTTCGTGATCTGCTTGATGGGCTTCAGCCCCAATGTGGAACAACCACTTACCGGGACCGGTGAACGAACGCCGCTGTTCAACTTCGACCAAACGCGCCTCGTCGATCCCGACGGAGATGGTTGGTGGTCCTACAAAGCGAAGTACGCAGAAGCGGAAATCGTCTACTTCAACGCGAAGACCTACGAACTCACCGGTTCCACGCCAACCGTGGCTAGTTTCACATCGAGCCTGGCCAGCGGCGTTGCCCGACCATACGGCTCGGCAACTTCGGCCGGCGCATTTCAATGGGCGAAGCCTAAAGGGTTCCAGTTGATTACCGCCGGTCTGGACGACTCGTTCGGCACATACGGCGCCGTCGGGGAAGTGAAGATTTACTCGTCAGGCCTCGGGGGCAGTGTTTCCAGTGGAACCACACTCACCCCAATCAACTACGGCGTGGACGACTTCGACAACATTGTCAGCTTCGGCCAGTCGAGCACTCTTGACGCAGATACCGACCTCTAA